The segment ATCCCGGACAATTTTCAGATCCTTAACACCCTGGGGGTGAAGCCCGCGTTTCTCGTAGGCCACCAGGTTAGATGCGTGCAGATGGTAATTGGCGTGTATTTCACGGTCGACCAGTGCAGCAAACTCTTTGGCGTTTTCCGGCGCATCGGTGATGGGGGTGCCAAAGTGCACGTGCACATGGCCCTTGAACTCGGTCAGGCCCTTCATGATCTGCTCTGTATCTTCACCTTCTGCTTTTTTGTAGCTGCCAGCACGTGCCTTGGTTTCCAGTTCGCGGGCTTTGTCGCCGTCGCACGGATCGTACTCATAGGATATGGAAACCGGAACGATGCGGAGTTTGTTCATCGCCTCGGCAAAGCTCAGGCCGCTTTTCTTGCAGCTCATGTAGAACATCTTGATGATCGCGGGGTCGGTGAAATCCAGACCATCTTTGGCACGCCCCTCGCGCTGCGCTATCCAGATATTCTCGTTATTTGCGATGCTGTGGTTGATAAAGCCGGAAAGCGTAATATAAGCGTCACGCATTTCACGGGGGCTGGTCATATCGCGGCGAACAATAAAGCTCTTGTTAAGCCGCATCATTTCAGCAAATACCCGGTTTGCGAGCAGGTTATCGCCAATGGCTATCCGCGTGGTACGCAGGCCGTTTTTGAACAGCAGGTAATTGACCACCATGGGGTCAAACACAATATCCCGATGGTTGGATATAAACAGGTAAGCGCCCTGCTTACTGAGGTTTTCTACGCCGCTTGTTGTTACACGGGTGGTAGTGCCTTCAATCAGATCACCGATATACCCGGATAATCCCGCCTGCAGATCATCCACGTGAGTGAAATGTCCAAAACGGCTGACTAGCCAGCGACGGGTGAAAAAACGCAGAACTGCCGGCGCCCAGCGCGCCAATGTAGGCGACTTGAAGCGCCCCACCATGTCCAGAAACTCCTGGTCGTTGACCAACCGTTTAATAGCGGGGCCGGTTTCTTCGTCCGAATAGGGACGGATGGCGTCAAATTCCTGCATGGATGCCCTGTTGTTGTCAGTAACGATTATGGTGAGCCGTGAAACGGTAGTTTGAAACCGCGGTATTGTATCGTTTCTTCTTTCGCTTTGCCTCCCAAAAGGCAGTCTGTCCGGCCATTCCTTGCGCTGAATCTGGTATGATCCGCTACCAGATTCCACCTCAGCATCGCGATCAACCGGTTATTCTATGTATCCCGACCAGAACTTTGAACAGCTTTCTGCCCAGCGGCCAACTACCTCAGGTAGGAGCCCCGAGCAAGTTTTGCACGAGGTGTTTGGGTATGAAACCTTCCGCCTGCTGCAGGGGGAGATTATCCACGAGGTAGTCTCAGGCGGGGATGCTCTGGTGCTGATGCCCACGGGCGGTGGTAAATCACTTTGCTACCAGGTTCCTGCACTTGTTCGCTCGGGTACAGCCATCGTTATTTCGCCATTGATCGCACTGATGCAGGACCAGGTTGCGGCACTTCGTGAGCTGGGTGTGCGGGCGGCATTTCTGAACTCTACCATGGATTTTGAGCAGGCCCGCGCTACGGAATATGCGCTGAGCACAGGTGAGCTTGATCTCTTGTATTGCGCGCCAGAGCGATTGATTCAGCCCCGCACCCTTGAGCTCCTGCATGATGCTTCCATCTCGTTGTTTGCTATTGATGAGGCGCACTGTGTTTCCCAGTGGGGGCACGACTTCCGTTCCGATTACCTACAGCTCGCAGTACTGGCTAACGAATTCCCAACTATTCCACGGATTGCGCTGACGGCGACCGCCGACGAGCGTACCCGAAAGGAAATTGCCGAAAGGCTCTCGTTGACAGAAGCACGGCACTTCATAAGCGGTTTTGATCGCCCGAATATTCAGTACCGGATAGCGCCTAAAACGAATGCCAACAAGCAGTTGCTTGACTTTATAAAAGCAGAACATGAAGACGACTGCGGAATCGTTTACTGCCTGTCTCGTAACAAGGTTGATGCCACAGCAAAGATGTTGGCGCAGAAGGGCTATACCGCACTGCCCTACCATGCAGGGCTTCCCGCCAAAGACCGGGCTCACAATCAGGAGCGTTTTTTGCGGGAAGACGGGGTGATTATCGTTGCCACTATCGCATTTGGCATGGGCATTGATAAGCCCGATGTGCGTTTTGTAGCGCACCTTGATCTGCCCAAGAGTCTGGAAGCCTATTATCAGGAAACTGGCCGCGCAGGCCGCGATGGCAAGCCTTCAACCGCCTGGATGGTTTACGGCCTGCAGGATGTCATCAAGCTGCGACAGATGCTGGAAGGCTCCCAGGGTAATGATCACTTCAAGCGGGTAGAACGACAGAAGCTGGATGCCATGCTGGGCCTTTGTGAAGTCACAAAATGCCGCCGGCAAGTCCTGCTGAATTATTTTGGCGACGAGCTTGAGACACCCTGCGGTAACTGCGATACGTGTCTAAACCCACCCGAAACCTGGGACGGTACGGTTGCCGTTCAAAAGGCGCTATCCTGTGTCTTTCGTACCGGTCAGCGCTTTGGCGTCACCTACTTGATTGATGTATTACGTGGCTCGGAAAACGAGCGGGTTATGCAATCTGGGCACCACCAGATATCAACCTACGGTATCGGGACTGAGCTTTCTGTTACCGAGTGGAAGTCTGTGTTCCGGCAACTGGTTGCCAACGGTTACCTGCGGGCAGACCCGGAAGGCTACGGCGCTCTGCAATTGACGGAGCAATGCCGGCCGCTGCTGAAAGGCGAACATAAGGTAGAGTTGCGTAAAGACCCGGTCATTAAAAAATCGGCTGGCCGTTCTTCAGCTGGAAGATCCGGTGGCGCGGTCAAAGATCAGGTTACAGACCATACTGGCTGGGAAGCCCTGCGGGCCTGCCGCAAGGAGCTTGCGGATAAACAGGGTGTGCCGCCCTACGTTATTTTCCACGACACCACCCTGTTTGGCATGCTTGAGCGCAAGCCGCAAACGCTGGATGAGCTTGCGGGCGTGAGCGGTGTGGGAGCAGCCAAGCTGGAGAAGTACGGTGAGATTTTCCTCGCCGCCATCGCCCAGTTGAATCCGGCCTGAGGAGATGCCTCAGGCTCTTCCTTATTCAGCTGGTTGAAAGCCCTTCTTGCGAACCCGGTACTGTGCGATAGATGTAGCAACGTGGTTGCCCTCCATGTCGCGCAGCTCCCCTTCGAGGGTGAACTTCGCGCGACCGGTGGCATCGGCATCCGAGAGAATCGCAGCAACGTCTTCCGGTGACAGGGCGAACTCTACGGTGACATCGGAATTGGCGGGCTGCAGAAATTTAAGGGTCATTTCCTTCAGGATCGGCGTATAGGAAGGTCCCAGATCAAACAGCGTTAACACCCCACCAGGAATTTCTGCCACGAGAAAGTACGCACCTGCATACAGGCTGCCAAAGTGGTTTTTGTTGCCTTTTAACTGAATGCGTGCGCGTACGTAGCCAGGGCGAACTTCTTCAACACTGAACCGGTTCCGGGGCGCGAACGGAATCGACAGCCCTATGATGCGATTAACGGCGGCATAGCCTCCGGTTTTCTTCAACCACTCCAAGGGTTGCGCCAGAGTTGCTTTGGGATCCGTGGTGGAAATCCATTGCTCGGTTGCCCCGATAATGCTGTCAATTAAGGCCATCGTTCAGCTCCTGAGTTTTGGTTAAAGCGGATCATTACAATGCCCTGGGTAGTTGGCAACACTCTTTTTCCATATTTTTGACGGATTAACATTTCCTTAATTCATTCTGATCTAAAGTATGGATGTGTGGGAAAAAATGGAGGTGCCCATGCGGCCAGCTTTTCATGTCGCAGGAATGGATTCATAAAAATACGCAAAAGGATTCGTAAATTGAGATATGCCCACGGCTCTTCGGCTTGTGTCCGCGTGAGTACAAGGATCGTCGCCTCTGCGGGGCTTTTGTTTGGGCTTCTATCAACGCCGCTGTGGGGCGATGTTGGTTCGATAAATCCCCCTCAACAAGATTATGTACTCTGGTACCGAAACTACGACAGCCCGGCGATTTACGCCCTGGTGGCCCTTGCGCTGGAGAAAACACCCGAATATGGAGAGTTTCGAATTCTCAGAAGCCGGGAACTGAGCAAGGGGCGAGCTTTGCGTGAGCTGGAGCGAGGTGATCACCGCATGGTGGATATTGCCAATGTGGCCACATCGGCAGAGCGGGAGCGGTTTCTGACACCGGTTCCGGTTCCTGTGGATGGCGGGTTGCTTGGTTTTCGCGTGTGTGTGGTTACGCCTGAAAGCCTTCCACTATTCAGAAATATTCACTCTCTTTCTGATCTTCGGAAAAGTGGCATACGGATCGGCCAGGGAACCCACTGGCCCGATACGCCTATACTCAGGGAAAACGATATCCCGGTGATCACCCATTCCCGCTACGAAATTCTGTTCGGCATGTTGAGGAAAAATCGTTTTGACTGTTTTGCCAGAGGCGTCAGTGAGGTTATAAATGATCTTGCGATTGAGAACGATCCGGAGCTGACGATAGAACCAAACCTGGTGCTGGCTTATCCCATGCCCTCGTACCTCTTTGTGGGACCAAATGATCTTTCAACGGCTCACCGGCTACAACTGGGAATGGAGCGCGCCATCCGGGATGGCAGTTTCGGTGTTTTTCTCCAGCGGCATTACGGTTCTTCGGTCTCGGCTCTCAACCTGGATAAGCGCACAATGATTGTTCTGAATAATCCGTTTCTGAGCGGTGAGTCGAATAATGTCGGTCGCCAGACACTGAATAATTTGCGCTGGCGCCTCGAGTTGCTTAGCCGCTGAGTCAGGTCCGGAAGCGGGAGGCATTTGCGTCGAGAGCCTGGCCAATCTCATCGATGCGGCCGCTATAGACGTCGTTCTCATTTGCCGCTGTTGCAGCTTCCTGGCCCTGATCTGCAATACGCGTAATCGAAGCGTTCAGCTCTTCGGTAACCGAGGTCTGCTCTTCCGAGGCGGTCGCAATCTGTGTTGTCATTTGGCTTATGGAGGTGATGGCATCGGCAATCCTGTTAAGGGAGTCCATCGCATCCTGTGCCTTCTCCATGCTGACGTTGGAGACCGCTGTGGAAGCTTTCATTACGTCGACAGCATCGTTGGCGCCTTTTTGCAGACGCTCGATCATGTTATTGATCTCTTCTGTGCTGGTCTGGGTGCGCTGAGCAAGGTTTCTTACCTCATCGGCTACAACCGCAAAACCGCGTCCGGCGTCGCCAGCACGCGCAGCTTCAATAGCCGCGTTCAATGCGAGCAGGTTGGTCTGTGCCGCAATACCCTGGATAACTTCCAGCACCGATGTGATAGACGTAACGTCCCGGCCCAGTGCGTCAATCACTTCTGCTGCGGCACTGACTTCGCGGGATAGTTTCTGCACGGCATCCCGCGACGCGGATACAGTTTCCAGCGATGCGCGGCTGTCCCCATCTGCCGTGTTTGCCGCATCGGCTGTTTGCTGGGCGTTCTGGGCAATTTCTCCGGCTGCTGCGGACATCTCGTTAATCGCTGTCGCAACCATATCCACTTCAGCCTGCTGGCTTTCAACGCTGTTGCGGCTCGCTTTTGCGGTATTCCTCAGCGCGGTTACGTTGGTGGCCAGTTCGGTACTGCCCTGCTGTACCTCACGGACAACTTCGTGGATTTTCTCCACAAACTGGTTAAAGCTTCCCGCGAGCTGACCGAACTCATCACGGGCACTGTCGTCCAGGCGCTGGGTCAAGTCCGCATCGTTTGACCCAATATCCGCCATCGCCGCATTCAGCCGGCGAACCGGGGCGTTTATTTTGTCTTTATTGACGAAAGTTCCCAGATACCAGTCCACACCGCGAGCCTGGCTAATGGAGTGGAAGCTGGCGCTCCAGGGCACGTCATCTTTCTGATAGGTATGATCACCCCCGTCCAGTTTCGGGGCTTCGCCGAGCAATGAGCTGATGTTCTTTCCGATGAGATTTCGGTCCGGGTGATAAAGCACCGTGCCCTCTTGACTGATAAGCGCCGCGTAGCCCGTACCGGCCAGATTTATAACAGACAGAATATCATCGACGGCTTTCAACGTGATATCAGCTGCTGCGACACCTCTATTCTCTCCGCGCGTAACGGGCGCAAGAGTGGAAATGATGATTTCGCCGGTGGCAGCATCGAGATAGGGCTCGGTAAACGATGAACGGCCGAGCTCTATGGCTTTTTTATACCAGGGGCGGACTCTGGGATCGTAGTCAGATGGCAGGGAAGCTTCGTCAGCCTCGGTCTTCATGAGCATGTAGCCATTGTTGCGGCCCACATACACATCCTTGAAATTCCCACCGGTCGCAATCGCCTGAAGCAGGTTTCGGGCCTGCTGATCTGTCGTAGACGTTTCCAGCGCCTTGGCTGTGGCTTCAGTCATCATCAGCCGTGTATTGAGCCAATCGGCAATGCTCGACGTATTCTGCTCCGCTGTATTTTCAATCAAAGCATCGACATAGGTTTCCGTCGTGTGCTGCAGGCGGAGATTGCCGGAAATGGTGAAGGCGGCCATTACTAGAATAAGCAGGATACTGAAGGTAACCAACAGCTTTTGACCGAATGAAAGATGCACGCTGTACTCCTGATTTTGATTTAATCGTTTTTCGGCTGCCTGTGCGAACTCTTTAATGCCTTCTGATAGAATTGCCCGATAAATCCATATCAATGCCATACAGGAGCTACGCTGAATGGCCCATGAAGAACTGCATCTCAATCTCCGCAACCTGACACTTGATGATTACGAACAGCTTCAGGTGCTTATGGATCGTGTCTATGACGATATTGGTGGCGCCTGGCCAAAGGACACCATCAAAGCGCTGGTGGACCAGTTCCCGGATGGACAGATCTGCATTGAGGACAAAGGTCAGTTGGTTGCTGTAGCTCTCACCGTATCGGTTAAATATGAGCGGTTCAGCAACCCCCATACCTATGACGATCTGATTAAGCGAAACGAACAAATCAGGCATGACCCAAAAGGCGACTCCCTTTACGGGTTGGATGTGTTCATTCACCCGGAATATCGTGGTTATCGCCTTGGGCGGCGGTTGTATGAAGCTCGCAAAGAGCTCTGCCGATCCATGAACTTGCGTGCGATCCTTGCGGGGGGGCGCATACCTGGCTATTTCAAGTATTCGGATCAGTATTCACCTGCTGAGTACATTGACCGGGTTGACCGCAGAGATATTTACGATCCGATTCTGAGCTTTCAACTGTCGAACGACTTTCAGGTTACCCGGCTGATGCACAAATACCTCCCGGAGGATGAAAAATCCCAGGGGTACGCAACGTTGCTGGAATGGCGGAACATTCTTTACACCCCGCCCTCCTCAGTCCTGAACGAAAAGAAAACCCAGGTTCGCATGGGCGCCGTTCAGTGGCAGATGCGAGAGTTTTTATCAGTTGAAGAGGTGCTTGAACAGGTTGAATATTTCGTAGATGCGCTGTCTGATTACAAGAGTGACTTTGCGCTGTTCCCGGAGTTTTTCAACGCGCCACTGATGGGGCTGACCGATCAGGTAGACCAGACCCGCGCTATCCGTTTTCTTGCCGGGTTCACCGAGCAGTTCCGGGATCGCATGTCTGATATGGCAGTAAGCTATAACATCAACATCATTACCGGTTCCATGCCTTTGCTGGAGAACGATCGCGTCTACAATGTGTCCTACCTTTGCCACCGCGATGGCCGGGTGGACGAGCAGCGCAAGGTCCACATTACGCCCCACGAGCGTCGTGACTGGGTTATAGAAGGTGGAAGCGAATTTGAAGTGTTCGATACAGATGCCGGGCGTGTTGCGATTATGATCTGTTATGACATCGAATTCCCCGAACTGGGGCGAATTGCGGCCAGCAAGGAAGTCGATATTATCTGCGTGCCCTTCTGGACAGACACCAAAAATGGCTATTTGCGGGTTCGTCATTGTGCCCAGGCCCGGGCGATCGAAAACGAGTGTTATGTAGCGATAACAGGTAGCGTAGGGAACCTGCCGAAAGTACAAAACCTCGACGTGCAGTACGCTCAATCGTCGGTGTTCTCGCCGTCTGACTTTGCCTTCCCTCACGATGCTGTCATGGCTGAAACAACGCCTAATACCGAGATGATCATGTTCTCTGATATGGATCTGGAAAAACTAACATTGGTACGCAACGAAGGGTCAGTAACCAACATTAAAGACCGCAGAGTTGATATGTACGAAATTATCACCCGGTAGGTGTTGAACAACTGCCTCAAAAGTTTATCGTATGGCACTGGTTGCGTTGCAAAACCTTTGGTCAGTGTCTATTGTTTAATCAATATCAAGTCAGCCTCTGCAGAGATTCAGTATTCATGAAGGAAGCGTTGCCCGATCTAGTCGCCCGTTTCAGAATCCGGCAAGGCCTGTTCCGCAAGGAACGGGTCGAGGCCGAGCTTTTTGAGCTGGACGCTTACGGTTGCGTTATGAAAACGGACAAGATGTTCAATCCCGGCGATACAGTCGTGCTCGATCTGATTATGGACATGCCGTTTGATAAAATCCGTGCGGAAAGTGTGACAGGGTTAATTACCGAACGCAGAAAGCACTGTAGCAACTTCTTCTACTCGATTGATTTTGTTGACTTGAAGTCTGATGGAGGCACAGGTCTAGAGGAAAAGTTGCGTCGCATCAGGGAAGTTCTTTCCAAAAAACAGTCGTTAAAATCACGTCGTTCCTCAGGTTCTGTGCCCGGTTTCCGGCAAATGGCCTGATCACTATTGTCCGTTCTATCTGTCTGCAAGGAGATAATCTTATGGCGAAGAAAGCCAAAGAAAGCGTTGATAAGATCGTAAAGAAGGTCAACAAGGAATTTGAGAAAACGTCATCCCAGATTGAAGGTCTGGTCAGCGATGCGAGGAAACAGCTCGATAGCCTGCAACATCAGGTTCAGGATCCGGTTCGCAAGGTTCTGAAAGAAGTCGATGAACTGCGCGAACGTGAAATGAAGCGTTTTAGCGACGAGTTTGAACGTCGCCTGGACGAGTTCCACGAACTGCAATCCAACATACTCGAACGCTTGGGTGTCGCTTCTAAAGAAGACATCCGTAAAGCCGAAAAAGAGAGCAAAAAAGAACTCAAAAAAGCGCCTGCATCGGCAGCAAGCACCGCTGCCAAGAAACCCGCAGCAAAGAAACCCGCAGCAAAGAAACCTGCAGTGAAGAAAGCAGCCCCTAAAAAGCCTGCGGCAAAGAAAGCGCCAACTGCCACGGCCAAGAAGCCGGTTGATAAAAGCAATCTGACGCTCGTGAAAGGCATCGGGCCGGCTACGGCCCAAAAGTTGAAAGCTGCCGGGATCACGTCCATTGATCAGATTGCCAACCCATCGGCAGCCGATCAGGAAAAGCTGAATGGCTTCTCACACATCAAGGGATTTGATCAATTTACAGTTGAAGCCAAGAAAATCAACTGATGCGAACGCCTGACCAGCCTGTTTTACGGGACATTGTCCTGATTGGCGGCGGGCACAGCCACGTCGGGGTACTCAAACGGTTTGCAATGAAACCGGTTCCCGGCGTCCGGCTGACCCTCATTTGCCGTGACACGCACACACCCTACTCCGGAATGCTGCCTGGCTACGTGGCAGGACACTACAGTTACGACGATGTACACATCGACCTGAGCCGCCTGGCAGAGTTTGCAGGGGCACGCTTTTATCGGGCCGAAGCCAGAGGTATTGATCGCGACAGCAAGCGTGTGATCTGCAAAGGCCGGCCGGATGTTCCTTACGACATACTGTCGATCAATATCGGTTCGTCGCCCAGGACGAATGAGGTAGAGGGTGCCTCCCAGTACGCGGTGCCGGTAAAGCCAATCACTGGTTTCAACAACCGCTGGCTTGCCCTCCTCTCACGTATTGAAAACCACGAAGGGCCACTCACGGTAGGCGTTGTAGGCGCAGGCGCTGGAGGTGTGGAGCTGACACTGGCAATGCAGTATCGCCTTAAAAACGAGCTGGAGCAGCGCGGGCGGGATTCCGGCCAACTGCATTTCCACTTGTTTGATGCAGCCGAAGAAATTCTTCCCACGCACAACGCAAAAGTACGGGAAGTCTTCCGGAAAACGCTTTCTGAACGCGGTGTAAAGCTTCATCTTGGCTCGCCGGTGGAAAAAGTCGGTGAAGGGCTGTTGCGCACCGCCGCTGGCGAAACCTTGCAGACAGACGAAGTCCTCTGGGTAACAAGAGCCGGTGGGCCAGCGTGGCTGGAGGAAACCGGCCTGGCTTTGGATGAAGGGCTGTTCCTGCGCGTGCGGGACACTCTGCAGGCTGAAAACGACGACAGCGTTTTTGCTGCAGGCGACATTGCCAACGTGGTCAATCATCCTCGGGAAAAAGCCGGTGTATTTGCGGTGCGCCAGGGACCACCTCTGGCGGAGAACCTCAAGCGCATGGCTCTGGGCAAAGCACCCAACGATTTTCATCCCCAGAAAAAATGGCTGGCATTGATCAGTACTGGCGACAAATACGCCGTCGCCTCCCGCGGCGATATGCAACTTGACGGTGCCATGGTGTGGCGCTGGAAGGACTGGATCGACCGCCGGTTTATGGAAAAATTCACCGACCTCCTGCCCATGGACGAAGGGGCGGCCCTGCCCGATACATCTGCAGCGCAGAACCCTGAGGAAGCCTCTCAGGCGATTTCTGCCGTTGCCATGCGCTGCGGTGGTTGTGGCGCCAAGGTTGGCAGTACGGTGCTTTCACGAGCTTTGGGTGAACTCAGGCCCATTGACCGGGACGATATTATTATCGGCCTGCATGCGCCGGATGATGCCGCCGTTTTGCGGGTCCCACCCGGGAAAGCCGTGGTACACACTGTCGATTTCTTCCGGGCATTCATTGATGACCCTTATACATTTGGCCGCGTTGCTGCAAACCACAGCCTTGGTGATGTCTTTGCGATGGGCGCCGAAGCTCAGAGTGCGACTGCGGTGGCCACGGTTCCCTACGGTATCGAATCCAAAGTGGAAGATGTGGTCTATCAGATGATGTCTGGTGCCGTGGATGTATTGAATGAAGCAGGTTGTGCCCTGGTCGGTGGCCACACGGGCGAAGGTCGTGAGCTTGCCCTTGGCTTCGCAGTGAATGGTCTGATCGATCCTGATAAGGTGATGAGCAAAGGTGGCTTGCGGGCCGGCGATGTACTGATCCTCACCAAACCCATTGGTACCGGAACGCTGTTTGCGGCGCACGCCCGCTTGGCTGCTAAAGGCCGCTGGATTGATTCCGCCTTGGCCTCGATGGTGCAGTCCAACAAGAAGGCAGCAGACTGTCTCCGGAGCTTCGGATCCAAAGCCTGTACGGACGTGACCGGCTTTGGCTTGCTGGGCCATCTGGTTGAGATGACGCGACCTTCAGGTGTCGATGCCGAGCTGGATCTCTCCGCGATTCCTATCCTGCCCGGTGCGGAAGAAACGGCAGCAGCAGGCATTCTTAGTTCTCTGCAGCCGGCCAATATTCGCCTGCGCCGTGGTATCCGGGATCAGGATAAGTGGGTGAAGCACCCACGCTACCCCCTGATTTTTGATCCGCAAACTGCCGGCGGCTTGCTGGCAAGTGTTTCGGCCGATAAGGCGGAAGACTGCGTTCGGGAGCTCAAAGCCCTGGGTTATCCGCACACCGCCATCATCGGGCGGGTTCTGCCCCAGGATGATAGCGGGCCAATTGAGCCGATTACGTTAAGAGAGTGAATCGAGTGCCCCGGAGCGGCGCTGCACTGCAAGTGAAAGCGCCTGCTCCAGGGATTCCTGCTCTTTTTCCGGCGTAAACTGGCTAGCGAGTTGGTCAACCTGCTCTCGCAATTGCTCCAGAAACTCCGCATCGCTCTCCGCATGTTCGAGCACATCAGCAAGTGCCCCGGTATCACCCACGGGGTAGTACCCGGCGTAATCCTTACCAAGCAGCCCGGTATTCCCGGAGATATCAGATGCAATGACAGGCAGGCCGGCGCGGCAGGCTTCCGACACTACATTTGCACCACCCTCCATGACCGAACTCATCACCAGCAACTGGCTATTGGCCATCAGCCCGGCGATGCCATTTTTTTCGAGCGCGCCGAGCCATTTGAATCTTGGATTCTCCTGCACTTCCTGTTTTGCCAGCTGTTCCCAATGTGCATCGTGGGCGTTGCCTGCACAGGAAACGCGAATGCGGGAGTTCGCGGGCAAAAGCCTGGCCGCCTGGGGGGCCCGAAGGGAGTCTTTTTCATCCCGCAGGTGGCCGATGACGCACACATCAAAATAAAGCGATGTAGAAGCCGCCTTTCTTTTATGCACAGTGGGCCGGTCCGCAGACTGAAAAAGCGTAACCAGTTTGATCCTGAAACGCTCTGGAATATCGTCCCCAACCTGCGCATGCAAGCCGATCAGTGCATCGGCTGCCTGCATGGAACAAAGGGTTTGCTCAGGGTATTCGTATTGGTGTCGGTAGATATCTGTTCCCGTTAATGCCACGACTAACGGTTTGCCCGGGCATGAATTTCGGAACAGGCGAATTGCCTCATGGCTGCGCCAGGCATGGAGAGCAATGAAGAGATCACAAGGCTCACCGTGATACGCTGTAACAATAGATACCTTGTGCCCCGCTTGTTCCAGCAGCGTTTGCCAGCGCTCTGCGGTTGCCCTGTTGCCAGCTTTCGAGCCCGGCCCAGCCGGCGTGATCATGATGATATCCATAGTGCTCTTCGATATAAGAAGACCCTTTAAAGGTCCGGATAAAATTTTGATAGACTTGAATAGAATTTTAAGAGAATAGTGCCCTGATGCCTGACCTATTTATACCTATAATCCGTATATATGTTCAGTGTTAAAAAGAATCAGAGTATCCTCCCGCTCGCAGACGCAACTGGTTTTAGACAGGAGCGATATTTCTGCTTTAACAATCAGATACCCGATGAAGGATTTCAAATGGCTTTGAATCTTATAAGGAAGTTGACGCTTTCAAGTTTTTTAATTTTCGCCGCAGCCACGGTTTCGGCGCAAACATTTGTGTTCACTGCGATCCCTGATGAAGACGAAACAAAGCTGGTAGAACGTTTTCGCGGTGTCGCCGATTACCTCTCTGAGCAGCTGAATGTTGATGTACGCTACATTCCGGTAAAGTCCTACGCGGCTGCCATTTCGGCGTTCCGTAACAACCAGGTTCAGTTGGCATGGTTCGGCGGCCTTTCCGGTGTACAGGCGCGCAGGCTGGTACCTGGTTCCGAAGCTGTTGCTCAAGGTGTTGAGGACGAAGCATTCCAGACCTATTTTATTGCCAATACCAACACGGGGATCGAACCAGCCGAAGAGCTTGCAGACCTGAAAGATCAGCTGCAGGGTAAAACCTTTACCTTCGGCTCCAAAGGCTCAACGTCTGGCCGGCTCATGCCCGAGTTCTATGTGCGCGACACCTTTGATTCAAAGCCTGAGGATTTTTTCTCACGCGTTGGCTTCAGTGGCAACCACACACGCACCCTTCGCCTGGTTGAGGCCGGCACCTATGATATAGGCGCGCTTAACTTCCAGGTTTGGGAAAAAGAGCTGGCTGATGGAAACGTTGATACCGATGCGGTTCAGGTTATCTGGAAAACACCCACCTACCCTGATTATCAGTGGACTATTCGTGGAGA is part of the Marinobacter antarcticus genome and harbors:
- a CDS encoding bifunctional GNAT family N-acetyltransferase/carbon-nitrogen hydrolase family protein; translated protein: MAHEELHLNLRNLTLDDYEQLQVLMDRVYDDIGGAWPKDTIKALVDQFPDGQICIEDKGQLVAVALTVSVKYERFSNPHTYDDLIKRNEQIRHDPKGDSLYGLDVFIHPEYRGYRLGRRLYEARKELCRSMNLRAILAGGRIPGYFKYSDQYSPAEYIDRVDRRDIYDPILSFQLSNDFQVTRLMHKYLPEDEKSQGYATLLEWRNILYTPPSSVLNEKKTQVRMGAVQWQMREFLSVEEVLEQVEYFVDALSDYKSDFALFPEFFNAPLMGLTDQVDQTRAIRFLAGFTEQFRDRMSDMAVSYNINIITGSMPLLENDRVYNVSYLCHRDGRVDEQRKVHITPHERRDWVIEGGSEFEVFDTDAGRVAIMICYDIEFPELGRIAASKEVDIICVPFWTDTKNGYLRVRHCAQARAIENECYVAITGSVGNLPKVQNLDVQYAQSSVFSPSDFAFPHDAVMAETTPNTEMIMFSDMDLEKLTLVRNEGSVTNIKDRRVDMYEIITR
- a CDS encoding helix-hairpin-helix domain-containing protein, with protein sequence MAKKAKESVDKIVKKVNKEFEKTSSQIEGLVSDARKQLDSLQHQVQDPVRKVLKEVDELREREMKRFSDEFERRLDEFHELQSNILERLGVASKEDIRKAEKESKKELKKAPASAASTAAKKPAAKKPAAKKPAVKKAAPKKPAAKKAPTATAKKPVDKSNLTLVKGIGPATAQKLKAAGITSIDQIANPSAADQEKLNGFSHIKGFDQFTVEAKKIN
- the selD gene encoding selenide, water dikinase SelD, with the translated sequence MRTPDQPVLRDIVLIGGGHSHVGVLKRFAMKPVPGVRLTLICRDTHTPYSGMLPGYVAGHYSYDDVHIDLSRLAEFAGARFYRAEARGIDRDSKRVICKGRPDVPYDILSINIGSSPRTNEVEGASQYAVPVKPITGFNNRWLALLSRIENHEGPLTVGVVGAGAGGVELTLAMQYRLKNELEQRGRDSGQLHFHLFDAAEEILPTHNAKVREVFRKTLSERGVKLHLGSPVEKVGEGLLRTAAGETLQTDEVLWVTRAGGPAWLEETGLALDEGLFLRVRDTLQAENDDSVFAAGDIANVVNHPREKAGVFAVRQGPPLAENLKRMALGKAPNDFHPQKKWLALISTGDKYAVASRGDMQLDGAMVWRWKDWIDRRFMEKFTDLLPMDEGAALPDTSAAQNPEEASQAISAVAMRCGGCGAKVGSTVLSRALGELRPIDRDDIIIGLHAPDDAAVLRVPPGKAVVHTVDFFRAFIDDPYTFGRVAANHSLGDVFAMGAEAQSATAVATVPYGIESKVEDVVYQMMSGAVDVLNEAGCALVGGHTGEGRELALGFAVNGLIDPDKVMSKGGLRAGDVLILTKPIGTGTLFAAHARLAAKGRWIDSALASMVQSNKKAADCLRSFGSKACTDVTGFGLLGHLVEMTRPSGVDAELDLSAIPILPGAEETAAAGILSSLQPANIRLRRGIRDQDKWVKHPRYPLIFDPQTAGGLLASVSADKAEDCVRELKALGYPHTAIIGRVLPQDDSGPIEPITLRE
- the senB gene encoding selenoneine biosynthesis selenosugar synthase SenB; this encodes MITPAGPGSKAGNRATAERWQTLLEQAGHKVSIVTAYHGEPCDLFIALHAWRSHEAIRLFRNSCPGKPLVVALTGTDIYRHQYEYPEQTLCSMQAADALIGLHAQVGDDIPERFRIKLVTLFQSADRPTVHKRKAASTSLYFDVCVIGHLRDEKDSLRAPQAARLLPANSRIRVSCAGNAHDAHWEQLAKQEVQENPRFKWLGALEKNGIAGLMANSQLLVMSSVMEGGANVVSEACRAGLPVIASDISGNTGLLGKDYAGYYPVGDTGALADVLEHAESDAEFLEQLREQVDQLASQFTPEKEQESLEQALSLAVQRRSGALDSLS
- a CDS encoding putative selenate ABC transporter substrate-binding protein, with protein sequence MALNLIRKLTLSSFLIFAAATVSAQTFVFTAIPDEDETKLVERFRGVADYLSEQLNVDVRYIPVKSYAAAISAFRNNQVQLAWFGGLSGVQARRLVPGSEAVAQGVEDEAFQTYFIANTNTGIEPAEELADLKDQLQGKTFTFGSKGSTSGRLMPEFYVRDTFDSKPEDFFSRVGFSGNHTRTLRLVEAGTYDIGALNFQVWEKELADGNVDTDAVQVIWKTPTYPDYQWTIRGDVDERFGEGFKQRVTEALLNLDNPELLESFPRSGFIPASNDDYEPIRKTAEEIGILD